One segment of Castanea sativa cultivar Marrone di Chiusa Pesio chromosome 3, ASM4071231v1 DNA contains the following:
- the LOC142629988 gene encoding germin-like protein subfamily 2 member 1 → MAAILALFVMTFAVVLGPAAADPDLLQDVCVADLTSGVKVNGFTCKDIANISAADFSFDGLAKPGLTNNTFGSLVTAANVQKIPGLNTLGVSLSRIDYAPGGLNPPHTHPRATEMVFVLEGELNVGFITTANVLISKSIKKGEIFVFPKGLVHFQKNNGKVPAAVIAAFNSQFPGTQSIATTLFAATPPVPDNVLTKAFQVGTKEVEKIKSRFAPKK, encoded by the exons ATGGCGGCTATTCTCGCACTGTTTGTCATGACTTTTGCTGTAGTCTTGGGCCCTGCTGCCGCAGATCCTGACTTGCTTCAAGATGTTTGTGTTGCTGATCTCACTTCCG GTGTGAAAGTCAATGGGTTCACCTGCAAGGACATAGCAAACATTTCTGCTGCAGACTTCTCCTTTGATGGCTTGGCCAAACCAGGCCTCACCAACAACACTTTTGGTTCTCTAGTCACTGCAGCCAATGTTCAAAAAATTCCAGGCCTTAACACCCTTGGTGTCTCACTGTCACGCATTGACTATGCTCCCGGTGGCCTTAACCCACCTCACACGCATCCGCGTGCCACGGAGATGGTGTTTGTGCTGGAAGGTGAATTGAATGTGGGGTTCATAACCACTGCAAATGTGCTCATTTCCAAGTCCATCAAGAAGGGTGAGATATTTGTGTTCCCAAAAGGGTTGGTGCATTTTCAGAAGAACAATGGTAAGGTGCCTGCAGCTGTGATTGCCGCATTTAATAGCCAGTTTCCAGGCACACAGTCCATTGCTACCACATTGTTTGCAGCCACACCACCTGTGCCAGACAATGTATTGACTAAGGCATTCCAAGTGGGTACTAAGGAGGTTGAGAAAATCAAGTCTAGGTTTGCTCCCAAGAAGTAG
- the LOC142627525 gene encoding protein PLANT CADMIUM RESISTANCE 7-like codes for MYPNNENSNPAPYTSPPEGQWSTGLYDCFEDPSNCWLTGCCPIVTFGRIAEIVDQGRTSFFTAARTYLLLGNMYSWTYRAKLRSLYSLPPEPCGDCCVHQFCICCALCQEYRELKNRGLEPTLGWTINAQKMKSGTTAPPVPPPGMTR; via the exons ATGTATCCTAATAATGAGAACTCCAATCCAGCTCCGTACACTTCTCCACCTGAGGGGCAATGGTCCACTGGTCTTTATGATTGCTTTGAAGATCCCTCCAATT GTTGGCTTACCGGCTGCTGTCCCATCGTCACCTTTGGCCGCATTGCTGAGATAGTGGACCAGGGACGAACAT CTTTTTTTACTGCAGCTCGAACCTATCTGTTACTCGGAAATATGTATTCATGGACTTACCGAGCCAAACTGAGAAGCCTCTATTCCTTGCCACCAGAACCCTGCGGGGATTGCTGTGTCCATCAGTTTTGCATTTGTTGTGCTCTTTGTCAAGAGTATCGCGAGCTCAAAAACCGTGGACTCGAACCAACCTTAG GTTGGACAATCAATGCTCAGAAAATGAAAAGCGGAACCACAGCGCCACCGGTTCCTCCACCAGGCATGACTCGTTAG
- the LOC142627306 gene encoding cell number regulator 2-like has protein sequence MNPNESNTKSTPQAPVSYTSPPEEQWSTGICDCFKDKTSCWVTCWCPCITFGRTAEIVDQGKPSCFTATRNCLMLAHLFGIGACIYTCTYRAKLRVHYSLPPKPCGDCCVHFCCFFCALCQEYRELKIRGLDPEGGWAAANAKKLKDRTTAPPIPSPGMTR, from the exons ATGAATCCTAACGAGTCCAACACCAAATCAACTCCTCAAGCACCAGTTTCCTACACTTCTCCACCTGAGGAGCAATGGTCCACCGGAATATGTGATTGTTTTAAAGATAAGACCAGCT gCTGGGTTACCTGCTGGTGTCCCTGCATTACCTTTGGCCGCACTGCTGAGATAGTTGACCAGGGAAAACCAT CTTGTTTTACCGCGACCCGAAACTGTCTCATGCTTGCCCATCTTTTTGGAATTGGCGCATGTATATATACATGCACATACCGAGCCAAACTGAGAGTCCACTATTCCTTGCCACCAAAGCCATGCGGGGATTGCTGTGTACATTTTTGCTGCTTTTTTTGCGCTCTTTGTCAAGAGTACCGCGAGCTCAAAATCCGTGGATTAGACCCGGAAGGAG GTTGGGCAGCAGCCAATGCTAAGAAATTGAAGGACAGAACCACAGCACCTCCAATTCCTTCACCAGGCATGACTCGTTAG